From a region of the Phaseolus vulgaris cultivar G19833 chromosome 6, P. vulgaris v2.0, whole genome shotgun sequence genome:
- the LOC137830962 gene encoding E3 ubiquitin-protein ligase RZF1-like: MSSGTTYWCYTCRQPIWLEGRDAICPYCDGGFVQELNEQLRAVSHQQGFSSQMEDFRQMPDIMDAVRAVMEQRGSEPRIGVRDAVDNFMRQRMAGSYTNFDVRRRFGSTTTTPLPDQTWGVYSSGPYLIFHGQPPGFTMSNTGSRRGPRHVDFGDYFLGPRLEGLIEQHITNDRLGPPPAARSSIDAMPTIKITNEHLQSDSHCAVCKEKFELSSEARKMPCAHIYHSDCIVPWLVQHNSCPVCRVELPPQGHPSSRSSRIRGGRNASGTGGDNISRRRGNREMNNGRRNLLSYLWPFRTSSSNT, from the coding sequence ATGTCAAGTGGAACAACATACTGGTGTTATACATGCAGGCAGCCAATCTGGCTTGAAGGGAGAGATGCCATTTGCCCTTACTGCGATGGAGGCTTTGTGCAAGAACTTAACGAGCAGCTGCGAGCAGTTTCACACCAGCAAGGCTTTTCATCACAAATGGAAGATTTTCGTCAAATGCCTGATATTATGGATGCTGTAAGAGCTGTTATGGAGCAAAGAGGTTCTGAGCCAAGAATTGGGGTTAGAGATGCTGTTGACAATTTCATGAGGCAGAGAATGGCTGGAAGCTACACAAACTTTGATGTTAGAAGGAGGTTTggctccaccaccaccaccccaCTTCCTGATCAGACTTGGGGGGTCTATAGCTCTGGTCCTTATCTGATATTTCATGGTCAACCTCCTGGCTTCACTATGTCTAACACTGGCTCAAGAAGAGGTCCTAGGCATGTTGATTTTGGTGACTACTTTCTTGGTCCTAGACTTGAAGGACTCATTGAACAACACATAACCAATGATCGCCTTGGTCCACCCCCTGCAGCACGCTCTTCTATTGATGCAATGCCAACCATTAAGATCACAAATGAACACCTTCAATCTGATTCACACTGTGCAGTTTGTAAGGAAAAGTTTGAACTGAGTTCTGAGGCCAGGAAAATGCCATGTGCCCACATTTACCACTCAGACTGTATTGTTCCATGGTTAGTTCAGCACAATTCATGTCCAGTTTGCCGTGTTGAGCTGCCACCTCAAGGACACCCCAGTTCCCGCAGTAGTCGAATTAGGGGAGGAAGGAATGCTAGTGGCACTGGTGGTGACAATATCTCCAGGAGAAGAGGGAATAGAGAGATGAACAATGGAAGGAGAAATCTGCTATCATATTTGTGGCCATTTCGAACTTCTAGTTCAAATACTTGA